In the genome of Porphyrobacter sp. ULC335, one region contains:
- the murG gene encoding undecaprenyldiphospho-muramoylpentapeptide beta-N-acetylglucosaminyltransferase has protein sequence MTSSTPTGASRHYVLAAGGTGGHLIPAFALATELHARGHHVALITDERGANIPGKPDFLTAHVLPAGRFGKNPLGWPAGIRAVLEGRSMALRLFDAFEPSAIVGFGGYPALPALLAATSAKLPSVVHEQNAVLGRVNRLLAGRVDAIATSYESVDRLAPKHAAKVHLVGNPVRAEVLALREQDFPAFTDESLLRILVTGGSQGARVLSEVVPDGLAMLPTALRQRLQVTQQCRAEDLEAVRKRYAEHDIPAELGTYFEDMHERLADAHLFIGRAGASTIAELTAVGRPAILIPLPIATDDHQAVNTREMVKAGGARMIRQEAFQPKELAKQIQAMAMNPASLANAAHCAFNCGRPDAAKDLADLVESMSGIDLMDVIRVGEAAPAAARLRTRASTAAAGGEKTEEQNAA, from the coding sequence ATGACCAGTTCCACCCCCACTGGCGCTTCCCGCCACTATGTGCTCGCTGCGGGCGGCACCGGCGGCCACCTGATCCCGGCCTTCGCGCTCGCTACCGAGCTGCACGCGCGCGGGCACCACGTGGCGCTGATCACGGACGAACGCGGGGCGAACATCCCCGGCAAGCCGGATTTTCTCACCGCCCACGTGCTACCCGCCGGGCGCTTCGGTAAGAACCCGCTGGGCTGGCCTGCGGGGATCCGCGCGGTGCTGGAAGGGCGCAGCATGGCGCTGAGGCTGTTCGACGCCTTCGAGCCTTCTGCCATCGTCGGCTTCGGCGGCTACCCCGCGCTGCCCGCCCTGCTGGCGGCGACATCCGCCAAGCTGCCGAGCGTGGTGCACGAACAGAACGCCGTGCTGGGCCGGGTGAACCGCCTGCTGGCCGGGCGCGTGGACGCAATCGCCACCTCCTACGAAAGCGTTGATCGCCTCGCGCCCAAGCACGCCGCCAAGGTGCATCTGGTCGGCAATCCGGTGCGCGCCGAGGTGCTGGCGCTGCGCGAACAGGACTTCCCCGCCTTCACCGACGAAAGCCTGCTGCGCATTCTCGTCACCGGCGGATCACAGGGGGCGCGGGTGCTGTCCGAAGTGGTGCCTGATGGCCTCGCCATGCTCCCCACCGCGCTGCGCCAGCGCTTGCAGGTGACCCAGCAATGCCGCGCCGAAGACCTTGAAGCGGTGCGCAAACGCTATGCCGAGCATGACATCCCCGCCGAACTCGGCACCTATTTCGAGGACATGCACGAACGGCTCGCCGATGCGCATCTGTTCATCGGCCGCGCTGGCGCTTCCACGATTGCGGAGCTGACCGCAGTCGGCCGTCCCGCGATCCTCATCCCGCTGCCGATTGCGACCGACGACCATCAGGCGGTCAACACCCGCGAAATGGTGAAGGCGGGCGGCGCACGGATGATCCGGCAGGAGGCTTTCCAGCCCAAGGAACTCGCCAAGCAGATCCAGGCGATGGCGATGAACCCCGCCAGCCTCGCCAATGCGGCGCATTGTGCATTCAATTGCGGGCGGCCCGATGCGGCGAAGGACTTGGCCGATCTGGTCGAAAGCATGAGCGGGATCGATCTGATGGACGTCATCCGCGTCGGCGAGGCTGCGCCTGCCGCCGCCCGCCTGCGCACGCGGGCCTCAACCGCCGCTGCGGGCGGCGAGAAAACCGAAGAGCAGAACGCAGCATGA
- the murC gene encoding UDP-N-acetylmuramate--L-alanine ligase: MKGVGTDIGTIHFVGIGGIGMSGIAEVMHNLGYKVQGSDISEGPSVERLRARGMTVHIGHKAENVEGVSVVVTSTAVRRSNPEVAAALEARVPVVRRAEMLAELMRLKSTVAVAGTHGKTTTTSMIATLLDAGGVDPTVINGGIIEQYGSNARLGDSDWMVVEADESDGSFLRLDGTIAVVTNIDPEHLDHYGDFDGVKRAFVEFIHNVPFYGAAVLCVDHPVVQAVIGDVRDRKVVTYGFSLQADICGVNVRSEDGGNTFDVIVRQRGLEDRRIEGVHLPMPGRHNVQNALAAIAVAIEMGCSDEVIRTGFARFGGVRRRFTKVGSVAVDGGAVTVIDDYAHHPVEIRAVLSAAREAVAGSGGRVIAVAQPHRYSRLNDLMNEFQSCFDDADIAYVTPVYPAGEEPIPGVDHAALVAGMKARGHRAAREIAGAEALADVLAGEIQPGDMVVCLGAGDITRWAASLAPAIDAKRGAA; the protein is encoded by the coding sequence ATGAAGGGCGTCGGCACCGATATCGGCACCATCCACTTCGTCGGCATCGGCGGGATCGGCATGTCGGGCATCGCCGAGGTGATGCACAACCTTGGCTACAAGGTGCAGGGCTCCGACATTTCCGAAGGCCCCAGCGTCGAACGGCTGCGCGCGCGCGGCATGACGGTGCATATCGGGCACAAGGCCGAGAACGTCGAGGGCGTGTCCGTGGTCGTAACCTCCACTGCCGTGCGCCGTTCCAACCCTGAAGTTGCCGCCGCATTGGAAGCCCGCGTCCCCGTGGTGCGCCGCGCGGAAATGCTGGCCGAACTGATGCGCCTCAAATCCACCGTTGCGGTGGCGGGCACCCACGGCAAGACCACCACCACCAGCATGATCGCGACGCTGCTTGATGCAGGCGGGGTCGATCCGACGGTCATCAATGGCGGGATCATCGAGCAATATGGCTCGAACGCGCGCCTCGGCGATTCCGACTGGATGGTCGTGGAAGCCGACGAGAGCGACGGTTCTTTCCTACGCCTCGACGGAACCATCGCGGTCGTCACCAATATCGATCCGGAGCACCTCGATCACTACGGCGATTTCGACGGGGTGAAGCGCGCCTTCGTGGAGTTCATCCACAACGTGCCCTTCTACGGCGCGGCGGTGCTGTGCGTGGATCATCCGGTCGTGCAGGCGGTGATCGGCGATGTGCGCGACCGCAAGGTTGTCACCTATGGCTTCTCGCTTCAGGCCGATATCTGCGGGGTCAATGTCCGCTCGGAAGATGGCGGCAACACTTTCGATGTGATCGTCCGTCAGCGGGGACTGGAAGATCGCCGGATCGAAGGCGTGCACCTCCCCATGCCCGGACGCCACAACGTCCAGAACGCGCTCGCCGCGATTGCCGTTGCGATCGAGATGGGCTGCTCGGACGAGGTCATCCGCACCGGCTTTGCCCGCTTCGGCGGGGTGCGGCGGCGCTTCACCAAGGTCGGCAGCGTCGCCGTGGATGGCGGCGCCGTGACGGTGATTGACGATTACGCCCACCACCCGGTTGAAATCCGCGCCGTGCTCAGCGCCGCGCGCGAGGCGGTTGCCGGGAGCGGGGGCCGCGTCATCGCGGTTGCGCAGCCGCACCGCTATTCGCGCCTCAATGACCTGATGAACGAATTCCAGTCGTGTTTCGACGATGCCGACATCGCCTATGTCACGCCGGTCTATCCGGCGGGCGAGGAGCCGATCCCGGGGGTCGATCACGCGGCGCTGGTCGCCGGGATGAAGGCACGCGGTCATCGGGCGGCGCGCGAGATCGCCGGGGCCGAGGCGCTGGCCGATGTGCTGGCGGGCGAGATCCAGCCGGGCGACATGGTCGTGTGTCTCGGCGCGGGCGATATCACGCGCTGGGCTGCGAGCCTCGCCCCGGCCATCGATGCCAAGCGGGGCGCGGCATGA